A window from Syntrophorhabdus sp. encodes these proteins:
- a CDS encoding DUF2157 domain-containing protein, which yields MAANWERHLQRWTTAGLIDTPTADMIRAYEADREKAQGLRWPILIAIALGGLLFAAGILLFVAAHWDGLSPGTRFCLVLTLVAAAHLAGAIAASRFSILSTTLHAIGTICLGAGIYLTGQIFHLQEHWPGGVMLWAFGASTAWVLLRHWTQACLAAILIPVWLAGEWAVATHGWAFSGNVLGAGVLLLATTYLTAVSPEKTSPLRKALSWIGGIALIPATGVVIGSGSFGSVHGPSLPLAYHILGWAVAFLLPLAFAWGLRGSHVWPNAIAAIWVTALSAAGFLFEADDNLVHYALCALGSVGLIGWGMKETRKERVNLGIAGFALTVLAFYFSTVMDKLGRSASLIGLGFLFLLGGWLLEKTRRRLLTRIGKGGT from the coding sequence ATGGCGGCAAATTGGGAACGGCACCTTCAGCGATGGACCACAGCGGGACTGATAGACACCCCCACGGCGGACATGATACGCGCTTACGAAGCGGATCGGGAGAAAGCTCAAGGACTGCGATGGCCGATCCTGATAGCTATCGCCCTCGGCGGTTTACTGTTCGCAGCTGGAATCTTGCTTTTCGTAGCCGCACACTGGGATGGGCTCTCTCCGGGAACACGCTTCTGTCTCGTCCTGACCCTCGTTGCCGCCGCACACCTTGCCGGCGCAATAGCCGCCTCCCGCTTCAGCATCCTCTCAACAACATTACACGCCATTGGCACGATCTGCCTGGGCGCAGGGATCTACCTGACAGGACAGATCTTCCATCTTCAGGAGCATTGGCCGGGAGGGGTCATGCTGTGGGCATTTGGCGCCTCTACGGCGTGGGTATTGCTGCGCCATTGGACACAGGCCTGTCTCGCAGCCATCCTGATACCTGTATGGCTTGCAGGCGAATGGGCCGTGGCAACGCACGGATGGGCCTTCAGTGGTAATGTCCTTGGCGCCGGGGTGCTGCTGCTGGCCACCACCTACCTGACGGCGGTGTCGCCGGAGAAAACCTCGCCTCTGCGGAAGGCCCTTTCGTGGATCGGAGGGATCGCTCTGATCCCGGCAACAGGAGTCGTCATCGGATCGGGATCGTTCGGCTCTGTGCATGGGCCTTCGTTGCCCCTTGCCTATCACATTCTTGGATGGGCCGTGGCGTTCCTCCTGCCTCTTGCGTTCGCCTGGGGGCTTCGGGGCAGCCACGTCTGGCCGAATGCGATCGCAGCGATCTGGGTTACCGCCCTGAGTGCGGCGGGATTCCTGTTCGAGGCCGACGACAACCTTGTCCATTATGCTCTATGCGCATTGGGTTCGGTTGGCCTCATTGGATGGGGCATGAAGGAGACACGCAAGGAACGGGTCAATCTGGGCATTGCGGGATTTGCCCTGACCGTTCTGGCTTTCTATTTTTCAACCGTTATGGACAAACTCGGGCGCTCGGCAAGCTTGATAGGACTCGGATTTCTTTTTCTTCTCGGAGGCTGGTTGCTTGAAAAGACCCGCCGCCGGCTTCTGACCCGAATCGGCAAAGGAGGGACATGA
- a CDS encoding ATP-binding protein: protein MEITTELKQTLKRLKLGGILATLPERGSYAKTQKLSHGEFLELVLNDEIERREQGRTVRKMKSAYLDQEQTFERFDWDAPITVDREKVKDLFRLGFADRHENVIICGPVGVGKTHLANALGHSAVRRGLNVLMLRSQVLFKRLHQSRADHSFGKEVIGLIRPHVLIIDDFGLQRLTGSEAQDLYEVMIERYQRSSTVITSSRPLDEWMGLFDDPLLANSLLDRLAHNAHQIFIEGDSYRKRMGRSKRATEKD from the coding sequence ATGGAGATCACAACGGAACTGAAACAGACGCTCAAAAGACTGAAGCTCGGGGGCATCCTTGCCACCCTGCCGGAAAGAGGGTCATATGCGAAGACCCAGAAGCTCTCCCACGGCGAGTTCCTGGAGCTCGTGCTCAACGACGAGATCGAAAGACGCGAGCAGGGCAGGACCGTGAGAAAAATGAAAAGCGCTTATCTCGACCAGGAGCAGACCTTCGAGCGGTTCGACTGGGACGCCCCGATCACCGTCGACAGGGAGAAGGTGAAGGACCTCTTCCGACTCGGCTTTGCCGACAGGCACGAGAATGTCATCATCTGCGGCCCCGTCGGCGTGGGGAAGACCCACCTCGCCAATGCCCTGGGACACAGTGCGGTGAGAAGGGGTCTCAATGTGCTGATGCTGAGGTCCCAGGTTCTCTTTAAAAGGCTCCACCAGTCGAGGGCCGACCACTCGTTCGGGAAGGAGGTCATCGGGCTCATCCGCCCCCATGTCCTTATCATCGATGACTTTGGTCTGCAGAGGCTGACGGGATCGGAGGCGCAGGACCTGTACGAGGTGATGATCGAACGGTACCAGCGGTCCTCGACCGTCATCACGAGCTCACGGCCCCTGGATGAATGGATGGGACTCTTCGACGATCCGCTCCTGGCCAACTCCCTCCTTGACAGGCTGGCCCACAACGCCCACCAGATCTTCATCGAAGGGGACAGCTACCGGAAGAGGATGGGCAGATCGAAAAGGGCAACGGAAAAGGATTGA
- a CDS encoding IS21 family transposase, with product MARKEYMVVDVVDILRRLQNGYSIRAVTRATGMDRNTLRKYLRLAYKKGFGRDGPCDLETIAGEVVREIQSRPPGPQRSLDQILLPHKATIASWIKDDHLTLTKVHILLSRRGVEVSYPGLYRFVSVHIGIPSRTTVRMADTAPGEVAEVDFGKLGLLYDEASARRRSVYGLVVTLCSSRHQYVHVTFTQDLPSLILGMEDAWVFFGGLTRKVVIDNLKAAVVRSDRYAPVFNRTFLEYSQSRGFIIDPARPDDPTGKPKVEREVPYVRKNFFAGETFRDLAHVQEEAVRWCRDTAGMRIHGTTRKRPLIVFNEEEKGALLPLTGERFDVPRWGSVKVHPDHHIRFGNSLYSVPTRYVGREVSVRRDTRLLRIYYKGELIKTHPAVPQGKRSTDFNDYPKEKAPYAMRSCTYYVDRAGQIGPSARRFAEILLSGTFPWTKLRQAQKLVRLPDRYGKERVEKACERSLAFELVDVRRVEEIIQQGLVREDTEERRREPLPSRFARPAAYFVKKEE from the coding sequence ATGGCGAGAAAGGAGTACATGGTGGTTGATGTTGTCGACATTTTGAGAAGGCTTCAGAACGGTTATTCGATCAGGGCGGTCACGAGGGCGACGGGCATGGACCGCAACACCCTGAGGAAGTACCTGCGCCTCGCTTACAAGAAGGGATTTGGCAGGGACGGGCCATGCGATCTCGAGACGATAGCCGGGGAGGTCGTCAGGGAGATCCAGTCCCGCCCGCCCGGTCCGCAGAGGTCTCTCGATCAGATCCTCCTTCCCCACAAGGCAACGATTGCATCGTGGATAAAGGACGATCATCTTACCCTGACGAAGGTCCATATCCTGCTTTCAAGACGGGGCGTCGAGGTGAGCTACCCGGGCCTGTACCGGTTCGTGTCCGTGCACATCGGCATTCCATCGAGGACCACGGTGCGCATGGCGGATACCGCACCGGGGGAGGTGGCGGAAGTGGACTTCGGCAAACTGGGCCTCCTCTACGACGAAGCCAGCGCACGGAGACGGTCCGTCTACGGGCTTGTGGTCACACTCTGTTCCAGCAGGCACCAGTACGTGCACGTGACCTTCACCCAGGACCTCCCGTCCCTGATCTTGGGCATGGAGGATGCCTGGGTCTTCTTCGGCGGGTTGACGAGAAAGGTCGTGATCGACAACCTGAAGGCGGCGGTGGTCAGATCCGACCGCTACGCCCCTGTCTTCAACAGGACCTTCCTGGAGTACTCTCAGTCCAGGGGTTTTATCATCGATCCCGCCCGGCCCGATGACCCGACGGGCAAACCGAAGGTGGAGCGGGAGGTTCCCTACGTGAGGAAGAACTTCTTTGCCGGGGAGACCTTCAGGGACCTCGCCCATGTCCAGGAGGAGGCGGTCAGGTGGTGCCGCGACACCGCGGGAATGAGGATCCACGGGACCACGCGCAAGAGGCCGCTCATCGTCTTCAACGAAGAGGAGAAGGGTGCCCTCCTTCCCCTGACGGGAGAGCGGTTCGATGTCCCCCGCTGGGGATCCGTGAAGGTTCATCCCGACCACCACATACGCTTCGGCAACAGCCTCTACTCCGTCCCGACCCGGTATGTCGGCCGGGAGGTGTCGGTGAGAAGGGATACGAGGCTTCTCCGCATCTACTACAAGGGAGAACTCATCAAGACCCATCCCGCCGTGCCCCAAGGGAAGCGTTCGACGGACTTCAACGACTATCCGAAGGAGAAGGCGCCCTACGCGATGAGAAGCTGCACCTACTATGTCGACAGGGCGGGGCAGATCGGCCCCTCGGCGCGGCGCTTTGCGGAGATCCTCCTGTCGGGGACCTTCCCCTGGACAAAGCTGCGCCAGGCGCAGAAGCTCGTGAGGCTGCCCGACCGGTACGGCAAAGAGAGGGTGGAGAAGGCATGTGAGCGGTCCCTCGCCTTTGAACTCGTCGACGTGCGCAGGGTCGAAGAGATCATACAGCAGGGCCTCGTCAGGGAGGACACCGAGGAAAGAAGGCGGGAGCCGTTGCCGTCCCGGTTTGCCCGGCCGGCGGCGTACTTCGTGAAAAAGGAGGAATGA
- a CDS encoding class I SAM-dependent methyltransferase produces the protein MDIPRIFNITESAHRIHNPFTPEKLATLGAALRLERGTRVLDLGSGSGEMLCTWARDYGVIGTGIDMSQLFTEQAQLRAQELGVADQVRFIHGDAAGFVSDEKAGVAACVGATWIGGGVPGTIELLARSLLPGGIILIGEPCWRQLPPTDDVARGCLAHSVSDFLLLPDLIASFGRLGYDVVEMVLADQDSWDRYEAAKWLTMRRWLEANPDDEFAKDVRAELTSEPKRYATYMREYLGWGVFALMKR, from the coding sequence ATGGATATTCCACGGATCTTCAACATCACCGAAAGTGCTCACCGCATCCATAACCCGTTCACACCCGAAAAGCTCGCCACCCTCGGCGCGGCACTGCGTCTGGAAAGGGGAACCCGGGTACTCGACCTCGGCAGCGGTTCCGGGGAGATGCTGTGCACCTGGGCACGCGATTACGGAGTCATCGGCACCGGCATCGACATGAGCCAGCTATTCACCGAGCAAGCGCAACTCCGCGCTCAGGAGCTCGGCGTCGCCGATCAGGTCAGGTTCATCCATGGCGATGCCGCCGGCTTCGTATCTGACGAGAAGGCCGGTGTGGCAGCCTGTGTCGGCGCCACGTGGATCGGCGGAGGAGTCCCCGGAACCATCGAGCTTCTGGCGCGGAGCCTCCTCCCCGGAGGGATCATCCTCATCGGCGAGCCCTGCTGGCGGCAATTACCGCCGACGGACGATGTCGCCAGGGGGTGTCTTGCCCACTCGGTCTCCGACTTTCTCCTGCTTCCAGACCTTATCGCCTCCTTCGGCCGCCTCGGCTACGACGTCGTGGAAATGGTTCTGGCGGACCAGGACAGCTGGGACAGATACGAAGCAGCCAAATGGCTCACCATGCGCCGATGGCTCGAAGCCAACCCCGACGACGAGTTCGCGAAAGATGTTCGAGCCGAACTGACCTCGGAACCCAAGCGCTACGCCACTTACATGCGTGAATACCTGGGCTGGGGCGTCTTCGCGCTGATGAAGCGGTAA
- a CDS encoding PIN domain-containing protein, with the protein MSVFVDTSALFAIMDADDNNHARAAGVWRELIGSGQALVTTSYVLVESSALIQSRLGLEAARGFCDDLVPVLSVEFVTSDIHRLGTAALLAASKRGLSLVDCVSFETMRELGIRSAFTFDRHFREYGFTALP; encoded by the coding sequence ATGAGCGTCTTCGTAGACACTTCCGCCCTCTTCGCCATCATGGACGCCGACGACAACAACCACGCCAGGGCAGCCGGTGTATGGCGCGAACTCATAGGCTCCGGGCAGGCCCTGGTAACAACAAGCTACGTCCTTGTGGAGAGTAGCGCGCTCATCCAGAGCAGACTGGGTCTTGAGGCAGCACGGGGATTCTGCGACGATCTCGTCCCCGTTCTGTCTGTTGAATTCGTCACCTCCGATATACATCGGCTGGGGACGGCCGCCCTTCTCGCCGCTTCGAAGAGAGGGCTCAGCCTGGTGGACTGCGTCAGTTTCGAGACGATGCGTGAACTGGGCATACGCTCAGCATTCACCTTCGACCGTCATTTTCGCGAGTACGGATTCACAGCCCTGCCCTGA
- a CDS encoding ribbon-helix-helix protein, CopG family, with protein MIRTQIQLTEEQALKVKQLASSRGVPMAEVIREAVEAAIAAGTGPASEERRNRALTIAGKFRSGKKDISRKHDAYLTEAFGQ; from the coding sequence ATGATAAGGACCCAGATCCAGCTTACCGAAGAACAGGCCTTAAAAGTCAAGCAACTTGCGTCGTCAAGAGGGGTGCCCATGGCGGAAGTCATACGCGAAGCCGTTGAAGCAGCCATTGCCGCCGGCACGGGACCGGCTTCCGAGGAAAGACGCAACCGGGCCCTCACGATTGCCGGCAAGTTCAGGTCCGGTAAGAAAGATATATCCCGCAAACACGACGCCTACCTGACCGAGGCTTTCGGTCAATGA
- a CDS encoding ATP-dependent helicase, producing MKDSRKQDLKAELNTSQYDAVTTTEGPVLVIAGAGSGKTRVIEYRSLHLIQKDIEPESILLLTFTRRSAQEMIERASRNDPRCSRIDGGTFHSFASKVLRVYSKNLGLSNSFTIYDEGDAEEAIRRCCNKMGYDRDKEFPKKNELKNVFSLCVNKGMDVEDAVLRKYVDYEDRLGEIRHVQKEYAEYKLRNNCVDYDDLLVYLRVVLGIDEVRERLSSRYRYIMVDEFQDTNGIQADIVRLLAKRHNNVMVVGDDAQSIYGFRGANHTNILRFPGEFEGCRVIMLEQNYRSTQSILDVGNAVLNTMTRKFEKRLVAANGEIGEKPVVLRFDDIYEEAAWVGRKVQSLRAKGIALRDIAVLFRTAFTSMPLQSELVRQGIRFKLFGGRKFYEMANVRDVVSYLRLIANPADELAWHRVLLLLPGIGARTVERLLEMITHYTDPKDIIERVFAPLCTGQKNSDVFASFARLLQTLLTPSMTPSRQVDAVMEHYGPIMESKYKKDPLKVRELAMLGQMARRYTNLKDFLADVSVDPDKDTNDDDVEYLTLSTVHSAKGLEWGRVFLIGLVDGVFPSSRSFDEGDGGDIEEEKRLLYVAVTRAKEELFMSYYTKKGVNERSKAALCRFLDRANVQKTFEARTVKPSTRTSR from the coding sequence GTGAAGGATAGCAGGAAGCAGGATCTGAAGGCCGAGCTAAATACTTCTCAATATGACGCGGTGACCACCACGGAGGGACCCGTTCTTGTCATCGCCGGTGCGGGGAGCGGGAAGACCAGGGTCATAGAATACCGCTCGCTTCACCTTATACAAAAGGATATTGAGCCGGAGTCGATCCTCCTTTTGACGTTTACCCGCAGAAGCGCTCAGGAGATGATCGAACGGGCTTCCCGGAACGATCCGAGATGTTCGAGGATAGACGGCGGCACCTTTCATTCATTTGCGAGCAAAGTCCTCCGGGTCTACAGCAAGAATCTGGGCCTGTCGAACTCCTTCACCATATATGACGAAGGTGACGCGGAGGAGGCGATCCGGCGCTGCTGCAACAAAATGGGCTACGATCGCGACAAGGAGTTTCCCAAGAAGAATGAACTGAAGAATGTCTTCAGCCTCTGTGTCAATAAGGGAATGGACGTCGAAGACGCGGTCCTGAGGAAGTACGTTGACTACGAGGATCGCCTCGGCGAGATCAGGCATGTTCAGAAGGAGTATGCCGAGTATAAACTCAGGAACAACTGTGTCGATTATGATGACCTCCTGGTCTATCTCAGGGTTGTCCTCGGGATCGACGAGGTCAGGGAGAGACTCTCATCGCGATACCGGTACATCATGGTCGATGAATTCCAGGACACGAACGGCATCCAGGCGGATATCGTCCGTCTTCTCGCGAAAAGACACAACAATGTGATGGTCGTGGGTGACGACGCGCAGAGCATCTATGGGTTCCGGGGAGCCAACCACACCAACATTCTGCGATTTCCCGGGGAGTTTGAAGGCTGCAGGGTGATCATGCTCGAGCAGAACTACCGAAGCACCCAGTCTATTCTGGATGTGGGCAACGCCGTCCTCAACACCATGACGCGTAAATTCGAGAAGCGCCTCGTCGCGGCAAACGGCGAGATCGGGGAAAAGCCCGTGGTGCTGCGATTTGACGATATCTACGAGGAGGCGGCCTGGGTGGGTCGCAAAGTGCAAAGCCTCAGGGCGAAGGGCATCGCTTTGAGAGATATCGCCGTGCTGTTCAGAACGGCATTCACCTCGATGCCCCTTCAGTCGGAATTGGTAAGGCAGGGCATACGCTTCAAGCTCTTCGGCGGCCGCAAGTTCTATGAAATGGCCAACGTGCGGGACGTCGTCTCGTACCTCCGGTTGATCGCGAACCCCGCGGACGAGCTGGCCTGGCACCGTGTCCTGCTCCTTTTGCCGGGTATCGGCGCGAGGACCGTGGAAAGGCTCCTCGAGATGATCACCCACTACACCGATCCGAAGGACATCATTGAAAGGGTTTTCGCCCCGCTATGCACGGGCCAGAAGAACTCGGACGTCTTCGCCTCGTTCGCGAGACTTCTCCAGACGCTCCTTACCCCATCCATGACGCCGTCGCGGCAGGTGGACGCCGTCATGGAACACTATGGTCCCATAATGGAGAGCAAATACAAAAAAGACCCCCTCAAGGTCAGGGAGTTGGCCATGTTGGGGCAGATGGCCCGAAGGTATACGAACTTGAAGGATTTTCTTGCCGATGTGTCCGTTGATCCCGACAAGGATACGAATGACGATGACGTCGAATACCTCACCCTCTCGACGGTGCATTCGGCAAAGGGTCTCGAATGGGGCAGGGTCTTTCTTATCGGCCTCGTGGACGGCGTTTTCCCTTCGAGCAGGTCATTCGATGAAGGCGACGGTGGGGACATCGAGGAGGAGAAACGGCTTTTGTACGTGGCAGTTACAAGGGCGAAGGAAGAGCTCTTCATGAGCTACTACACCAAAAAAGGCGTGAATGAACGGTCCAAGGCAGCGCTGTGCCGGTTCCTCGATCGTGCCAATGTTCAAAAAACGTTTGAGGCCAGGACGGTAAAGCCGTCAACCAGGACATCCCGCTGA
- a CDS encoding class I SAM-dependent methyltransferase, with translation MKKTLQELFGALGRNSPDIPFAVRFWDGQTETYGNGPTAFTITFKTGTAARRCLGNGTLGFREEYVAGNIDVDGSLQQLVRLGVDPRFRNAKLSPGARLAILVQHIRSLNTTTRSPGNITHHYDLGDEFYRYYLDESMTYSCAYFRSEEDTLEQAQQQKYEHICRKLQLKEGETLIDIGCGWGGMLLYAARHYGVKGLGCTLSPHQAEYARKRAGAEGLEKDITISLEDYRDMEGRFDKFVSIGMFEHVGKGFIPQFMDKAKELLKPGGIGLIHTIGKELDTAEDSWTMKYIFPGGYLPILDHVIRTMGERGLSPVDIENLRLHYAITLDEWSKRFEANAREIREMFDDGFVRMWRMYLNGSAAAFRWGDTRLYQILFTNGLNNSLPMTREHLYRT, from the coding sequence ATGAAAAAAACGCTTCAAGAATTGTTCGGAGCGCTGGGTCGTAATTCTCCCGATATTCCCTTTGCAGTGCGCTTCTGGGATGGTCAAACCGAAACCTACGGGAATGGCCCGACGGCCTTCACTATCACGTTCAAGACCGGAACGGCGGCCAGACGCTGTCTTGGCAACGGCACGCTCGGGTTCAGGGAAGAATACGTCGCCGGCAACATCGATGTCGATGGCAGCCTGCAGCAGCTCGTTCGTCTCGGCGTTGACCCCCGTTTCCGGAATGCGAAACTCTCACCCGGCGCGAGATTGGCCATTCTCGTGCAGCACATCAGATCACTCAACACCACAACAAGGTCACCCGGGAACATTACTCATCACTACGACCTGGGAGACGAGTTCTACCGGTATTACCTTGACGAGAGCATGACCTATTCTTGTGCCTATTTCAGGAGCGAAGAGGACACCCTGGAACAGGCGCAGCAGCAAAAGTACGAACACATCTGCAGGAAGCTTCAACTGAAGGAAGGGGAAACGCTGATAGATATCGGGTGCGGCTGGGGCGGCATGCTTCTCTATGCCGCGCGCCATTACGGCGTCAAGGGCCTGGGATGTACCCTGTCCCCTCATCAGGCTGAGTACGCAAGGAAAAGGGCGGGAGCGGAAGGGCTTGAAAAAGACATCACCATTTCCCTCGAAGACTATCGCGACATGGAAGGCCGCTTCGACAAGTTCGTCTCCATAGGCATGTTCGAGCACGTGGGAAAAGGATTCATCCCTCAATTCATGGACAAGGCAAAGGAATTGCTGAAACCCGGCGGCATCGGCCTGATCCACACCATCGGCAAGGAGCTTGATACCGCCGAGGATTCTTGGACCATGAAATACATCTTCCCCGGGGGTTACCTCCCCATCCTTGACCATGTTATCCGCACCATGGGCGAACGGGGCCTCTCCCCGGTCGATATCGAAAACCTTCGCCTCCACTACGCGATTACCCTGGACGAATGGAGCAAGCGGTTCGAAGCGAACGCGCGGGAGATACGGGAGATGTTCGACGACGGTTTTGTCCGCATGTGGCGCATGTACCTCAACGGCAGCGCGGCAGCCTTCCGCTGGGGAGACACAAGGCTCTATCAGATCCTCTTCACCAACGGACTGAACAACTCCCTGCCAATGACGCGGGAACATCTCTACCGGACCTAG
- a CDS encoding rod shape-determining protein, which yields MAGDQDVPVTLGAKGEKGLFSIFHSPSKDIGIDLGTANTLFYLRNKGIVLNEPSVLAVRNGARGLKKVLAAGGNAKDMLGKTPDHINVSRPLQHGVISDFESAQSMLKQFLEQVDYSSFGARPRIVISVPCDVTPIEKRAAKEAAEAAGKGEVYLIEEPMAAAIGAGLPITEPAGSMIVDIGSGLTEVAVVSLSGIVYCNAVRIAGEDMDEAIVNYIRRKYNLLIGDQTAEKIKIAIGSAYPDADEETRTMAINGRNLMDGIPQSLEVSSPEIREAIAEPVHSITDAIRIALERMPPELASDIVDTGIVLSGGGSLLKNLDRLIHKVTQVPVHVADNAMTVVAKGAGRVLDELALLKEISV from the coding sequence ATGGCAGGAGATCAAGACGTTCCCGTGACTCTGGGGGCGAAAGGAGAGAAGGGGTTGTTTTCGATATTTCACTCGCCGTCAAAAGACATTGGCATTGACCTCGGAACTGCGAATACGCTGTTCTACCTGAGAAACAAAGGCATTGTGCTCAACGAGCCTTCCGTTCTCGCCGTGCGCAACGGTGCTCGGGGATTGAAGAAGGTCCTCGCCGCCGGAGGAAACGCCAAGGACATGCTGGGCAAGACGCCGGACCATATCAACGTCAGCCGGCCACTGCAACACGGAGTCATCTCCGATTTCGAGTCCGCGCAGTCCATGCTGAAGCAATTCTTGGAGCAGGTCGATTACAGCAGTTTTGGCGCGAGGCCAAGAATAGTCATATCCGTCCCCTGCGACGTGACACCCATAGAGAAGCGGGCCGCGAAAGAGGCGGCGGAGGCGGCGGGAAAGGGGGAGGTGTATCTTATCGAAGAACCCATGGCAGCGGCTATCGGAGCGGGTCTGCCCATCACGGAGCCGGCCGGGAGCATGATCGTCGATATCGGCTCAGGCCTGACGGAAGTGGCTGTCGTCAGTCTTTCCGGCATTGTCTACTGCAACGCGGTCCGTATCGCCGGGGAAGATATGGATGAAGCCATAGTCAATTATATACGGCGCAAATACAATCTCCTCATTGGTGACCAAACGGCGGAGAAGATAAAGATAGCCATAGGCTCGGCCTATCCTGATGCTGATGAGGAAACGAGGACGATGGCGATAAACGGCAGGAACCTCATGGACGGAATACCACAATCGCTTGAAGTATCATCACCCGAGATCAGGGAGGCGATAGCAGAGCCAGTTCATTCCATAACCGACGCCATACGCATTGCTCTCGAAAGAATGCCGCCGGAGCTTGCGTCGGATATCGTCGACACGGGGATCGTCCTGAGTGGCGGGGGGAGCCTTCTCAAGAACCTTGACCGCCTGATACACAAGGTCACACAGGTTCCCGTTCATGTTGCCGACAACGCGATGACGGTTGTGGCGAAAGGGGCAGGCAGGGTGCTTGATGAGCTTGCCCTTCTGAAAGAGATCTCTGTGTAA
- a CDS encoding DUF5329 domain-containing protein, with product MKKIFAVLATVLLLAAVRVCAGDPSETARIQYLLASVEALEGATFIRNGSEHGARAAAAHLRLKLKAAGNKVQTAEDFIKFCASRSSMTGEPYLIRLADGTTVQSEAFFRNKLRTFTEGQ from the coding sequence ATGAAAAAGATCTTCGCGGTTCTCGCGACCGTCCTCTTGCTGGCAGCGGTGCGTGTTTGTGCCGGGGATCCTTCAGAGACGGCCAGGATCCAGTACCTGTTAGCCTCCGTCGAAGCACTGGAGGGAGCGACGTTCATCAGGAACGGAAGCGAGCATGGTGCCAGGGCAGCCGCTGCCCATCTGCGCCTGAAGCTCAAGGCGGCGGGCAACAAGGTGCAGACAGCAGAGGACTTCATCAAATTCTGCGCCTCCAGGTCCTCTATGACAGGCGAGCCCTACCTGATAAGGCTCGCGGACGGCACAACCGTGCAATCCGAAGCATTCTTCAGGAACAAGCTGAGAACATTCACCGAAGGCCAATAG
- a CDS encoding peptidoglycan bridge formation glycyltransferase FemA/FemB family protein: protein METITTNVEPKDAWSLYPTDILFQTPFWSEVKLQLGWKTHAFDYRALGVDGDILILTRHLGKGINAAYVQQGPENGPRPEGYGPFLEDLSEALVKYIGRDLAFIRYDLPWPSQYGDNETRQQRYPDGSVRPEPRLQEVRMNFGTRSWNLRKAAVDMTVADALVIDLEKIEEELLADMKPKTRYNIRLAGRKGIEVARSGINELPAFYDLYCQTSERNRFDTCTYDYFSALYSALASTPDSSEVHFLLAKHGKDALAGAIMTISGRTATYLFGASSSGNRNLMAPYAVQWAAIRLARERGCLTYDMGAVASSPNPGHPFFGMHRFKTGFGGRIIHRGGTWDYPLVNDEYLAFRNSEMLGTV, encoded by the coding sequence ATGGAAACAATCACAACGAACGTGGAACCGAAGGACGCATGGTCCCTCTACCCGACGGACATCCTCTTCCAGACCCCGTTCTGGAGCGAAGTGAAGCTCCAGCTTGGCTGGAAGACGCATGCCTTTGATTACAGGGCTTTGGGTGTTGACGGGGACATCCTCATCCTCACCCGGCATCTCGGCAAAGGGATAAACGCGGCGTACGTCCAGCAGGGGCCGGAGAATGGTCCCCGTCCTGAAGGATACGGCCCCTTCCTCGAGGACCTGTCTGAAGCACTCGTAAAGTACATCGGGAGGGATCTGGCCTTCATCCGCTACGACCTCCCCTGGCCGTCGCAGTACGGCGACAACGAAACCCGGCAGCAGCGATATCCGGACGGTTCGGTCCGCCCCGAGCCGAGGCTTCAGGAGGTCCGCATGAACTTTGGCACGCGGTCATGGAACCTTCGGAAGGCGGCCGTTGACATGACCGTGGCTGACGCCCTGGTGATCGACCTTGAGAAGATCGAGGAAGAGCTCCTCGCGGATATGAAGCCAAAGACCCGGTATAACATACGCCTCGCCGGGAGAAAAGGCATAGAGGTGGCGCGCTCCGGCATCAACGAACTCCCAGCCTTCTATGACCTGTATTGCCAGACCTCGGAACGCAACAGGTTCGATACCTGCACCTACGACTATTTTTCCGCGCTCTATTCCGCTCTCGCTTCGACACCAGACTCATCGGAGGTCCATTTCCTGCTGGCAAAACACGGGAAGGATGCCCTGGCAGGCGCGATCATGACGATCTCGGGAAGGACGGCAACATACCTGTTCGGCGCGTCCTCCAGCGGGAACCGGAACCTGATGGCGCCCTACGCCGTGCAATGGGCCGCCATCCGCCTTGCCCGGGAGAGGGGTTGCCTGACCTACGATATGGGAGCCGTCGCGTCATCCCCGAACCCCGGGCATCCCTTCTTCGGTATGCACCGGTTCAAGACAGGGTTCGGCGGAAGGATCATCCACAGGGGCGGCACATGGGATTATCCACTCGTCAACGACGAGTATCTGGCGTTCCGCAATTCCGAGATGCTGGGAACGGTCTGA